A genomic window from Oscillospiraceae bacterium includes:
- a CDS encoding beta-galactosidase trimerization domain-containing protein: protein MAKNIPWNSRITWYVYDDKQIMEYTESDFEKDAKTLSDLGTNIILLGNKVHFRFDYYPYWNIINDTLGKLIRAFHKYGIKVVEHHSCSLCHCMTAPEKLPRNWERGNPDDKRVKDFWKKAFDFVTHDSKIDGVNVQSMMQIDGSTGELGISPYKTHTFCYNNEDYRRIYFKYLESVYAVNPDGIMTDDIQYYNNGNACTCPTCRRLFKEQTGYSMPESADEWKNNFFGDYSNPVYVAFDKFRRDSAERMQRDVQAHFRSLGLNLLRPNYISSEVLQNMTAYPFDNVCDLWDVMFQENCYSYITKYSWPEFDCEATHRYAFASKNGIPSMSMFYDMKPYNSYFSWSLAQSWGQLYNGSFDMVPEMLEYEGLLRGIEKKYPQYFYDQKKKSDYSVFFSKKNRDLIADPISSSTLSIYTWLQSGIFTQKSGDFVLENSETKELAAKRVIVLSHVFMLSEEEIKSFADYAYNGGTLVLVDLCGKKTTEGIDRSPEEIQKLFGYKTKIIPINETAASAQMNGKMLGEMTYCLTYENSDPIAITDFGTVIASEKTGKGRIVFVGAKTNEIMPHMSAGAERSSHIGTSSAQKYTVNIMRSTIGSILDYLIPSPIMEIDDEKYKLSCFDSADRKTILTHIINVGNTLSKVDGAPITHLDVIPDFVIGGESAIKNKKLCLSVKTDKTIKNAYLISPEIARGEKQSVLFSLSGNKVTVTIPEGIFSGYALIALE from the coding sequence ATGGCAAAAAATATACCCTGGAACAGCCGCATTACGTGGTATGTTTATGATGACAAACAGATTATGGAGTATACCGAAAGCGATTTTGAAAAGGATGCAAAAACTTTGTCGGACCTCGGTACAAACATAATATTGTTAGGGAACAAAGTACATTTCAGATTTGATTATTATCCGTATTGGAATATTATTAATGATACTCTCGGAAAGCTGATACGCGCGTTTCATAAATACGGGATCAAGGTTGTCGAGCATCATTCCTGCAGCCTCTGCCATTGTATGACCGCTCCGGAAAAGCTTCCTCGCAACTGGGAACGTGGAAACCCGGATGACAAGCGCGTCAAGGACTTCTGGAAAAAGGCGTTTGATTTCGTTACTCACGATTCCAAGATTGACGGAGTAAATGTTCAGAGTATGATGCAGATAGACGGGAGTACGGGAGAACTCGGAATTTCGCCGTATAAAACACATACCTTCTGCTATAACAATGAGGATTATCGCCGTATATATTTTAAATATCTTGAAAGCGTTTACGCTGTGAATCCGGACGGTATTATGACCGATGATATCCAATACTATAACAACGGAAACGCATGCACATGCCCCACATGCAGAAGACTATTCAAAGAACAAACCGGATATTCTATGCCTGAATCCGCGGATGAATGGAAAAATAACTTTTTTGGCGATTATTCCAATCCTGTTTATGTCGCTTTTGATAAATTCAGGCGCGACAGCGCGGAACGTATGCAAAGGGACGTTCAAGCTCATTTCCGCTCTCTCGGCCTAAATCTTCTCCGTCCGAACTACATATCATCGGAAGTGCTTCAGAACATGACCGCATATCCTTTCGACAATGTCTGCGATCTGTGGGATGTCATGTTTCAGGAGAACTGTTATTCATATATTACCAAGTATTCCTGGCCGGAGTTCGACTGCGAAGCAACGCACAGATATGCTTTCGCAAGCAAAAACGGCATACCGTCTATGTCAATGTTTTATGATATGAAGCCGTATAATTCATATTTTTCGTGGTCACTCGCGCAAAGCTGGGGCCAATTATATAACGGCTCGTTTGACATGGTTCCGGAAATGCTTGAATATGAAGGGCTTCTCCGCGGTATCGAAAAAAAATATCCGCAGTATTTCTACGATCAGAAAAAGAAAAGTGATTATTCGGTATTCTTCTCAAAAAAGAATCGCGATCTTATCGCGGACCCGATAAGCTCATCGACATTATCTATATATACCTGGCTGCAATCTGGAATATTTACGCAGAAGTCCGGCGATTTTGTACTGGAAAATTCGGAAACGAAAGAACTGGCCGCAAAAAGGGTCATTGTTCTGTCGCATGTATTCATGCTTTCCGAAGAAGAAATCAAGTCTTTTGCTGATTACGCATATAACGGCGGGACGCTTGTTCTCGTAGATCTGTGCGGAAAAAAGACGACCGAAGGAATTGACAGATCACCGGAGGAGATTCAAAAGCTCTTCGGCTATAAAACAAAAATAATTCCTATAAACGAAACGGCCGCATCCGCGCAAATGAACGGTAAAATGCTTGGTGAAATGACATATTGTCTCACATATGAGAATTCCGATCCGATTGCAATTACGGATTTCGGCACGGTCATAGCATCAGAAAAAACTGGTAAAGGACGAATTGTATTCGTAGGAGCAAAGACAAATGAAATAATGCCGCATATGAGCGCGGGGGCTGAAAGAAGCAGCCATATAGGCACGTCTTCCGCTCAGAAATACACCGTGAATATTATGCGTTCCACCATAGGAAGCATATTGGATTATTTGATACCTTCGCCGATAATGGAAATCGACGATGAAAAATACAAGCTTTCCTGTTTTGACTCGGCAGATCGAAAAACCATACTGACACATATAATCAACGTCGGAAATACTCTATCAAAGGTTGACGGAGCGCCGATAACGCATCTGGATGTCATACCCGATTTTGTAATCGGAGGCGAATCCGCTATAAAGAATAAAAAGCTTTGCCTGTCGGTGAAAACTGATAAAACTATAAAAAATGCATATCTTATTTCACCTGAAATTGCACGCGGTGAAAAACAGTCGGTTCTGTTTTCTTTGTCCGGAAATAAAGTCACGGTTACGATTCCTGAGGGTATATTCTCAGGCTATGCGCTGATAGCTCTTGAATGA